From the Rhodococcus sp. NBC_00297 genome, one window contains:
- the purN gene encoding phosphoribosylglycinamide formyltransferase: MRRSTLSAPRSTPGRDLPARVVVLASGVGSLLGSLVEAASAPEFPAEVVAVVVDRPCGAEGAGLPSRRVAVSDHGSRAEWDAALTEVVDSWSPDLVVSAGFMRILGPVFLARFGGRIVNTHPALLPSFPGAHAVADALAHGVKVSGSTVHLVDDGVDTGPIVAQEAVPVLDGDTEESLHERIKIVERRLLIDVVAAVATRGVITDGRKAQIPSD; this comes from the coding sequence CTGAGGAGAAGCACGCTGTCTGCCCCGCGTTCGACACCCGGGCGGGACCTCCCGGCCCGCGTCGTCGTCCTCGCCTCGGGGGTCGGATCACTGCTCGGATCGTTGGTCGAGGCCGCGTCCGCTCCCGAGTTCCCGGCCGAGGTCGTCGCCGTGGTGGTGGATCGCCCGTGCGGCGCCGAGGGCGCAGGGCTGCCGTCCCGGCGAGTGGCCGTGTCGGACCACGGTTCGCGTGCGGAGTGGGATGCCGCCCTCACCGAGGTCGTGGACTCCTGGTCACCGGATCTCGTCGTGAGTGCGGGATTCATGCGGATCCTCGGGCCGGTGTTCCTCGCACGCTTCGGTGGCCGCATCGTCAACACCCACCCCGCACTGCTGCCGTCGTTCCCGGGCGCGCACGCGGTGGCCGACGCCCTCGCCCACGGTGTGAAGGTCAGCGGGTCCACCGTCCACCTTGTGGACGACGGTGTGGACACCGGGCCCATCGTGGCCCAGGAAGCTGTTCCGGTGCTCGACGGCGACACCGAGGAGTCGCTGCACGAGCGCATCAAGATCGTCGAACGACGGCTGCTGATCGACGTGGTCGCCGCCGTCGCCACACGCGGAGTCATCACCGATGGACGAAAGGCCCAGATCCCCAGTGACTAA